One Hippocampus zosterae strain Florida chromosome 4, ASM2543408v3, whole genome shotgun sequence genomic window carries:
- the LOC127599302 gene encoding excitatory amino acid transporter 2-like isoform X1 — MQKQVEVRIDEGHLEPTVDATESTCSTVCDKVMKNMVLTLTILGVFLGSIAGMLLRHISPLPPDVIMIISFPGEILMRMLKMLILPLVVSSLVTGLAGLDAKSSGRLGTRAMVYYMTTTVIAAVLGVILVLLIHPGNPKLRANLGQGKKNDDVSSVDAFFDLIRNLFPENLVQACFQQIQTVTTKVQVPTNRTKAPPQFTIKRSLQFKSGMNVLGLIGFFVAFGVIMGKMGEKAKLMLEFFNVLNEIIMRVVSAIMWYSPIGIACLICGKIISIADLEVVARQLGMYMITVIVGLIIHGGIFLPLIYFVIVKQNPFKFFMGIFQAWVTALGTASSAGTLPVTFRCLEENLKIDKRVTRFVLPVGATINMDGTALYEAVAAIFIAQMNGIVLDWGQIVTVSMTATLASVGAASIPSAGLVTMLLILTAVGLPTQDISLLVAVDWLLDRFRTSVNVVGDSYGAGIVYHLSKDELDSFDAQQSRMEDFEMTKTKSFFENNTNQNVYAHHNSILIDDCKVTMGKNGKTAGLCLVEEEPWKCE; from the exons ATGCAGAAGCAAGTGGAGGTCAGGATAGACGAAGGCCACTTGGAGCCCACAGTGGACGCAACTGAGAGTACATGTAGCACTGTATGTGATAAAGTCATGAAGAACATGGTTCTAACGCTGACAATTCTTG GTGTGTTTTTGGGTTCCATTGCTGGAATGCTGCTGCGGCACATATCGCCTCTCCCTCCTGATGTGATTATGATCATAAGCTTCCCGGGGGAGATCCTAATGAGGATGTTGAAGATGCTTATTTTGCCTCTTGTTGTTTCAAGTCTGGTCACAG GACTGGCTGGCTTAGATGCGAAATCTAGCGGCCGTTTAGGCACCAGAGCCATGGTGTACTACATGACAACAACAGTCATCGCAGCAGTCTTGGGGGTGATCTTAGTGCTGCTCATTCATCCTGGGAACCCCAAGCTAAGAGCTAATCTTGGACAGGGGAAGAAGAATGATGACGTTTCCAGTGTGGATGCTTTCTTTGACCTCATTCGAAATCTGTTCCCAGAAAACTTGGTGCAAGCCTGCTTCCAACAG ATACAAACAGTGACTACAAAAGTACAGGTGCCCACTAACAGAACCAAAGCACCCCCGCAGTTCACCATCAAGAGGTCACTTCAGTTCAAAAGTGGAATGAATGTCCTTG GTTTAATTGGATTCTTTGTCGCTTTTGGAGTCATCATGGGGAAAATGGGGGAGAAGGCCAAGCTTATGCTCGAGTTCTTCAACGTCTTGAATGAGATCATCATGAGGGTTGTTAGTGCAATTATGTG GTACTCGCCAATTGGAATTGCTTGCCTGATCTGTGGTAAAATCATCTCCATTGCTGACTTAGAGGTGGTTGCTCGACAACTTGGAATGTACATGATCACTGTGATCGTGGGCCTCATCATCCACGGCGGCATCTTCCTTCCTCTCATATATTTTGTGATTGTCAAACAAAATCCTTTCAAGTTCTTCATGGGAATATTCCAGGCGTGGGTCACGGCACTCGGAACGGCATCCAG TGCTGGAACCTTGCCTGTCACGTTCCGATGCTTAGAGGAGAACTTGAAAATTGACAAGAGAGTAACACGTTTCGTCCTCCCTGTCGGGGCCACCATCAACATGGATGGCACGGCGCTCTATGAGGCCGTAGCTGCCATCTTCATCGCTCAGATGAACGGAATTGTTCTAGACTGGGGCCAAATTGTCACGGTCAG TATGACAGCGACCCTGGCTAGTGTTGGAGCAGCCAGTATCCCCAGTGCTGGTCTCGTAACCATGCTGCTCATCCTAACAGCAGTGGGGCTGCCCACTCAGGACATCAGTCTCCTTGTGGCTGTCGACTGGCTCCT GGATCGCTTCCGTACCTCCGTCAATGTGGTTGGCGACTCGTACGGAGCCGGTATTGTATACCATCTTTCCAAAGATGAGCTTGACTCCTTCGATGCCCAACAATCCCGGATGGAGGATTTTGAGATGACTAAAACCAAGTCCTTCTTTGAAAATAACACCAACCAGAATGTGTATGCTCACCACAATTCAATCCTGATAGACGACTGCAAG GTCACCATGGGCAAAAATGGCAAGACTGCAGGGCTCTGTCTTGTTGAAGAGGAACCTTGGAAATGCGAGTAA
- the LOC127599302 gene encoding excitatory amino acid transporter 2-like isoform X2, with protein sequence MVYYMTTTVIAAVLGVILVLLIHPGNPKLRANLGQGKKNDDVSSVDAFFDLIRNLFPENLVQACFQQIQTVTTKVQVPTNRTKAPPQFTIKRSLQFKSGMNVLGLIGFFVAFGVIMGKMGEKAKLMLEFFNVLNEIIMRVVSAIMWYSPIGIACLICGKIISIADLEVVARQLGMYMITVIVGLIIHGGIFLPLIYFVIVKQNPFKFFMGIFQAWVTALGTASSAGTLPVTFRCLEENLKIDKRVTRFVLPVGATINMDGTALYEAVAAIFIAQMNGIVLDWGQIVTVSMTATLASVGAASIPSAGLVTMLLILTAVGLPTQDISLLVAVDWLLDRFRTSVNVVGDSYGAGIVYHLSKDELDSFDAQQSRMEDFEMTKTKSFFENNTNQNVYAHHNSILIDDCKVTMGKNGKTAGLCLVEEEPWKCE encoded by the exons ATGGTGTACTACATGACAACAACAGTCATCGCAGCAGTCTTGGGGGTGATCTTAGTGCTGCTCATTCATCCTGGGAACCCCAAGCTAAGAGCTAATCTTGGACAGGGGAAGAAGAATGATGACGTTTCCAGTGTGGATGCTTTCTTTGACCTCATTCGAAATCTGTTCCCAGAAAACTTGGTGCAAGCCTGCTTCCAACAG ATACAAACAGTGACTACAAAAGTACAGGTGCCCACTAACAGAACCAAAGCACCCCCGCAGTTCACCATCAAGAGGTCACTTCAGTTCAAAAGTGGAATGAATGTCCTTG GTTTAATTGGATTCTTTGTCGCTTTTGGAGTCATCATGGGGAAAATGGGGGAGAAGGCCAAGCTTATGCTCGAGTTCTTCAACGTCTTGAATGAGATCATCATGAGGGTTGTTAGTGCAATTATGTG GTACTCGCCAATTGGAATTGCTTGCCTGATCTGTGGTAAAATCATCTCCATTGCTGACTTAGAGGTGGTTGCTCGACAACTTGGAATGTACATGATCACTGTGATCGTGGGCCTCATCATCCACGGCGGCATCTTCCTTCCTCTCATATATTTTGTGATTGTCAAACAAAATCCTTTCAAGTTCTTCATGGGAATATTCCAGGCGTGGGTCACGGCACTCGGAACGGCATCCAG TGCTGGAACCTTGCCTGTCACGTTCCGATGCTTAGAGGAGAACTTGAAAATTGACAAGAGAGTAACACGTTTCGTCCTCCCTGTCGGGGCCACCATCAACATGGATGGCACGGCGCTCTATGAGGCCGTAGCTGCCATCTTCATCGCTCAGATGAACGGAATTGTTCTAGACTGGGGCCAAATTGTCACGGTCAG TATGACAGCGACCCTGGCTAGTGTTGGAGCAGCCAGTATCCCCAGTGCTGGTCTCGTAACCATGCTGCTCATCCTAACAGCAGTGGGGCTGCCCACTCAGGACATCAGTCTCCTTGTGGCTGTCGACTGGCTCCT GGATCGCTTCCGTACCTCCGTCAATGTGGTTGGCGACTCGTACGGAGCCGGTATTGTATACCATCTTTCCAAAGATGAGCTTGACTCCTTCGATGCCCAACAATCCCGGATGGAGGATTTTGAGATGACTAAAACCAAGTCCTTCTTTGAAAATAACACCAACCAGAATGTGTATGCTCACCACAATTCAATCCTGATAGACGACTGCAAG GTCACCATGGGCAAAAATGGCAAGACTGCAGGGCTCTGTCTTGTTGAAGAGGAACCTTGGAAATGCGAGTAA
- the LOC127599367 gene encoding uncharacterized protein LOC127599367 gives MSPPFLLGIFLGLWAMVYSTPVNSATQIPIKSEEDVLREAVTDGFLVEQFLPPSLKSEPLQKNSPTQQSNQTSSGREESRNHYLLMEIIEEGSASGDMLFQPRDEDYSITSERNLSSSNSETTLSPTSDWWSSTESNATQSSHITEATVASQTDDPESFYSGSGNGDLLDHYATTKASKSYTGSFSTIGRQDPEDEDLESGSGFGMPKDKGKPRMFEFPSVQGGEFYHVPEKDDSAKTEQHKGHVTPDWVIILGFVVGVAALVMLCAAIATRDKWNGPRQASSPQTGVDSSQQQKAENESFLQKDTPRENGKVVEYTVIPLDELPEKYSD, from the exons ATGTCGCCGCCTTTTCTTTTGGGGATTTTTCTTGGACTTTGGGCCATGGTCTATTCCACCCCGGTGAATT CTGCGACCCAAATTCCCATCAAATCTGAGGAAGACGTTCTCCGAGAGGCTGTGACGGATGGCTTCCTTGTTGAACAATTTTTACCTCCGTCACTCAAATCCGAACCGCTTCAAAAAAACTCCCCCACTCAACAGTCCAACCAAACATCCTCTGGCAGAGAAGAAAGTCGTAATCACTATCTTTTGATGGAGATCATAGAAGAAGGCAGTGCATCAggtgacatgctcttccagccCAGGGATGAAGATTATTCAATCACAAGTGAAAGAAACTTGTCAAGTTCCAACTCAGAGACCACCTTAAGTCCTACCTCTGACTGGTGGTCCTCAACAGAGTCAAACGCAACTCAGTCAAGTCACATCACAGAGGCCACTGTGGCCTCTCAAACTGATGATCCTGAGAGTTTTTATTCGGGGTCCGGGAATGGTGATCTCCTCGACCACTATGCCACGACAAAAGCCAGTAAGTCCTATACTGGAAGTTTCAGTACCATCGGACGTCAGGATCCAGAAGATGAAGATTTGGAGTCCGGATCAGGATTTGGAATGCCAAAGGATAAAGGAAAACCCAGGATGTTTGAATTTCCATCTGTGCAAG gTGGTGAATTTTACCACGTACCAGAGAAGGATGATTCTGCGAAAACAGAGCAACACAAAGGGCATGTGACACCAG ATTGGGTCATCATCTTGGGTTTCGTTGTTGGCGTGGCAGCACTCGTGATGCTTTGTGCCGCTATCGCTACCAGAGACAA GTGGAACGGTCCCAGGCAAGCATCGAGTCCACAAACCGGAGTTGACTCCTCACAGCAGCAGAAGGCAGAGAACGAATCGTTCCTGCAAAAAGATACACCGAGGGAAAACGGAAAGGTGGTGGAGTACACGGTTATACCGTTGGATGAGCTTCCAGAGAAATATTCAGACTGa
- the apip gene encoding methylthioribulose-1-phosphate dehydratase isoform X1 — MSSLCGTNNGEQGVGPEPTEKEDKEHPCMLIPELCRLFYQLGWVTGTGGGISLRRGEHIYIAPSGVQKERIQPEDMFVCDVEERDISCPPAWKKLKKSQCTPLFMNAYTMRGAQAVIHTHSKAAVIATLLYPGKEFRITHQEMIKGIRKGTTGTNYRYDDTLVVPIIENTPEEKDLKTRMAQAMEEYPDSCAVLVRRHGVYVWGESWENAKTMCECYDYLFDIAVQMKHCGLDPSALPEGERGIV, encoded by the exons atgtcatctttgtgtGGCACCAACAATGGCGAACAAGGTGTGGGTCCAGAACCAACAGAAAAAGAG gaCAAGGAGCATCCTTGTATGCTTATTCCGGAACTCTGCCGACTCTTCTACCAGCTGGGATGGGTTACTGGGACAGGCGGAGGAATCAGTTTGAGAAGAGG AGAACATATCTACATTGCACCTTCTGGGGTCCAGAAAGAGAGAATACAG CCAGaggacatgtttgtgtgtgatgtgGAGGAGAGAGACATCAGTTGTCCGCCTGCCTGGAAGAAGTTAAAGAAGAGCCAGTGCACCCCATTGTTTATGAACGCGTATACGATGAGAG gggctCAGGCAGTTATCCATACACACTCCAAAGCTGCTGTCATAGCAACCCTGCTGTATCCTGGTAAGGAATTCAGAATAACACACCAGGAGATGATCAAGGGGATTCGTAAAGGCACCACCGGCACCAACTATCG CTATGACGACACTCTGGTCGTGCCCATTATCGAGAATACGCCAGAAGAGAAAGACTTGAAAACTCGGATGGCTCAGGCCATGGAGGAGTACCCCGACTCGTGCGCTGTCCTTGTTCGCAGGCACGGAGTGTACGTGTGGGGCGAGTCATGGGAAAACGCCAAGACCAT GTGCGAATGCTATGACTACTTGTTTGACATTGCTGTTCAGATGAAGCATTGCGGACTGGACCCTTCAGCTCTTCCAGAAGGAGAGAGAGGAATAGTTTGA
- the apip gene encoding methylthioribulose-1-phosphate dehydratase isoform X3, which yields MANKVWVQNQQKKREHIYIAPSGVQKERIQPEDMFVCDVEERDISCPPAWKKLKKSQCTPLFMNAYTMRGAQAVIHTHSKAAVIATLLYPGKEFRITHQEMIKGIRKGTTGTNYRYDDTLVVPIIENTPEEKDLKTRMAQAMEEYPDSCAVLVRRHGVYVWGESWENAKTMCECYDYLFDIAVQMKHCGLDPSALPEGERGIV from the exons ATGGCGAACAAGGTGTGGGTCCAGAACCAACAGAAAAAGAG AGAACATATCTACATTGCACCTTCTGGGGTCCAGAAAGAGAGAATACAG CCAGaggacatgtttgtgtgtgatgtgGAGGAGAGAGACATCAGTTGTCCGCCTGCCTGGAAGAAGTTAAAGAAGAGCCAGTGCACCCCATTGTTTATGAACGCGTATACGATGAGAG gggctCAGGCAGTTATCCATACACACTCCAAAGCTGCTGTCATAGCAACCCTGCTGTATCCTGGTAAGGAATTCAGAATAACACACCAGGAGATGATCAAGGGGATTCGTAAAGGCACCACCGGCACCAACTATCG CTATGACGACACTCTGGTCGTGCCCATTATCGAGAATACGCCAGAAGAGAAAGACTTGAAAACTCGGATGGCTCAGGCCATGGAGGAGTACCCCGACTCGTGCGCTGTCCTTGTTCGCAGGCACGGAGTGTACGTGTGGGGCGAGTCATGGGAAAACGCCAAGACCAT GTGCGAATGCTATGACTACTTGTTTGACATTGCTGTTCAGATGAAGCATTGCGGACTGGACCCTTCAGCTCTTCCAGAAGGAGAGAGAGGAATAGTTTGA
- the apip gene encoding methylthioribulose-1-phosphate dehydratase isoform X2: MGYWDRRRNQFEKRAKERKTKKKEHIYIAPSGVQKERIQPEDMFVCDVEERDISCPPAWKKLKKSQCTPLFMNAYTMRGAQAVIHTHSKAAVIATLLYPGKEFRITHQEMIKGIRKGTTGTNYRYDDTLVVPIIENTPEEKDLKTRMAQAMEEYPDSCAVLVRRHGVYVWGESWENAKTMCECYDYLFDIAVQMKHCGLDPSALPEGERGIV; this comes from the exons ATGGGTTACTGGGACAGGCGGAGGAATCAGTTTGAGAAGAGG GCCaaggaaaggaaaacaaaaaaaaa AGAACATATCTACATTGCACCTTCTGGGGTCCAGAAAGAGAGAATACAG CCAGaggacatgtttgtgtgtgatgtgGAGGAGAGAGACATCAGTTGTCCGCCTGCCTGGAAGAAGTTAAAGAAGAGCCAGTGCACCCCATTGTTTATGAACGCGTATACGATGAGAG gggctCAGGCAGTTATCCATACACACTCCAAAGCTGCTGTCATAGCAACCCTGCTGTATCCTGGTAAGGAATTCAGAATAACACACCAGGAGATGATCAAGGGGATTCGTAAAGGCACCACCGGCACCAACTATCG CTATGACGACACTCTGGTCGTGCCCATTATCGAGAATACGCCAGAAGAGAAAGACTTGAAAACTCGGATGGCTCAGGCCATGGAGGAGTACCCCGACTCGTGCGCTGTCCTTGTTCGCAGGCACGGAGTGTACGTGTGGGGCGAGTCATGGGAAAACGCCAAGACCAT GTGCGAATGCTATGACTACTTGTTTGACATTGCTGTTCAGATGAAGCATTGCGGACTGGACCCTTCAGCTCTTCCAGAAGGAGAGAGAGGAATAGTTTGA